A window from Oscillatoria sp. FACHB-1406 encodes these proteins:
- the ureE gene encoding urease accessory protein UreE, with protein sequence MLAFTERLSSPRPDDAIAKRSRNEIARSLALTAEERTRTRYRFNTPEGESIVLCLPRGTVLRDRDVLRSPAGDLLQILAKPEPVLTVTADDPLTLLRAAYHLGNRHVPLEVTATYLRLSPDPVLEAMLVQLGVRAIAEVAPFNPESGAYRHSH encoded by the coding sequence ATGTTGGCATTTACCGAACGTCTATCTTCCCCTCGCCCTGACGACGCGATCGCAAAGCGCTCGAGGAACGAGATCGCGCGTTCCCTGGCACTAACGGCGGAAGAACGCACTCGCACTCGCTACCGCTTTAATACTCCAGAAGGCGAGTCTATTGTCTTGTGTCTGCCTCGGGGAACGGTTTTGCGAGATCGGGATGTGTTGCGATCGCCCGCCGGAGATTTGCTGCAAATCCTCGCAAAACCGGAACCCGTTCTCACGGTGACGGCAGACGATCCCCTAACTTTACTCCGCGCCGCCTATCATCTCGGCAACCGTCACGTCCCCCTCGAAGTTACTGCCACCTATCTACGTCTTTCGCCCGATCCGGTGCTAGAAGCGATGTTAGTTCAATTGGGAGTACGCGCGATCGCGGAAGTTGCGCCGTTTAATCCGGAGTCGGGCGCGTATCGCCATTCTCATTAA
- a CDS encoding DUF4168 domain-containing protein, producing MLATLLLPSRTRQAINRAVLVGAMTAGSLFLNLIPAISGSSHRLSFQTSAYAQSINQAEITNYARAVLAMEPLRQATYDDIKRIVGSGDVPNIVCSQPSSFSSLPGNARQIAVNYCNKSREFVRSSNLTVERFNEITDSLGSNADLKRRIQNAMIELLR from the coding sequence ATGCTCGCAACCCTATTGTTACCCTCTCGTACCCGCCAAGCCATTAACCGTGCCGTTCTTGTCGGTGCGATGACGGCAGGCAGTTTGTTTCTGAACCTCATACCTGCAATTTCAGGGTCCTCGCATCGCCTTAGCTTCCAAACTTCGGCTTACGCGCAATCGATAAACCAAGCGGAGATTACGAACTACGCTCGCGCTGTACTGGCAATGGAACCCCTGCGCCAAGCCACTTATGATGATATTAAGCGTATCGTCGGTTCCGGTGACGTTCCTAATATCGTTTGCAGCCAGCCTTCGAGTTTTAGCAGTCTGCCGGGAAATGCTCGACAAATTGCGGTGAATTATTGCAATAAATCGCGGGAATTCGTGCGTTCCAGTAATTTGACTGTCGAGCGCTTTAATGAAATTACCGACTCACTGGGGTCAAATGCCGATCTCAAGCGGCGTATTCAGAATGCCATGATCGAACTTCTACGCTAA